The Aedes aegypti strain LVP_AGWG chromosome 3, AaegL5.0 Primary Assembly, whole genome shotgun sequence genome contains a region encoding:
- the LOC110678751 gene encoding uncharacterized protein LOC110678751 isoform X2 — protein MSATTFTVRNEHPAHRVQTRRISTTNLAVREQEKNRVQTRRMSIASGAARERQENLGHRLREQQDHLGQRVQTRRMSTALCTIREQQEHPGRSSVGKLQSQEHPGQNIQTQANRVQTRQLSIARSAVRQQQGQRVQTRRMSITPSAVLEQLEHSGHSAVHKQQPQISACEHKKRTNMKVAFAELPLEARSKKPPNKAAVEHNTQAKSPAQSKTEERYRSSQNVKAGAKPETPLVGQKPASQESSQHNSAKAQQSNEKKFRQHPEKIKTKAYPKMQGSDMDGTILPTRRLETVGGFPTEVSDPMWPSSSSSS, from the exons ATGTCAGCCACAACCTTTACGGTCCGAAATGAACATCCCGCACATCGCGTTCAAACGCGACGGATTTCGACGACAAACTTGGCTGTCCGAGAGCAGGAGAAAAATCGCGTCCAAACGCGGCGAATGTCGATAGCGTCCGGTGCGGCCCGAGAGCGGCAGGAAAATCTCGGACATCGTCTTCGAGAGCAGCAGGACCACCTCGGACAGCGCGTCCAAACGCGGAGAATGTCGACCGCATTATGCACAATCCGAGAGCAGCAGGAACATCCCGGACGGTCATCGGTGGGCAAGCTGCAGTCACAGGAACACCCAGGACAAAACATCCAAACTCAAGCA AATCGCGTCCAAACGCGGCAGTTGTCGATCGCACGCTCTGCGGTCCGTCAGCAGCAGGGTCAACGTGTCCAAACGCGGCGGATGTCAATCACACCATCTGCGGTTCTCGAGCAATTGGAACATTCCGGACACTCTGCGGTCCACAAGCAGCAACCGCAAATTTCCGCTTGTGAACATAAAAAGCGGACAAAC ATGAAGGTAGCTTTCGCTGAACTTCCGTTGGAGGCACGTTCGAAGAAACCACCCAACAAAGCTGCGGTTGAGCACAATACGCAAGCGAAGTCGCCTGCACAATCCAAAACCGAGGAACGTTATCGATCATCTCAGAACGTCAAGGCTGGAGCGAAGCCCGAAACGCCACTCGTGGGTCAGAAACCGGCGAGTCAGGAAAGCAGCCAACATAATTCAGCAAAAGCTCAGCAATCCAACGAAAAGAAGTTTCGCCAACATCCTGAGAAGATCAAGACTAAGGCGTATCCCAAAATGCAAGGTTCAGACATGGACGGAACCATTCTGCCGACGAGGCGATTGGAAACAGTAGGCGGGTTTCCGACTGAGGTAAGTGACCCAATgtggccttcttcttcttcttcttcttga